Proteins co-encoded in one Dethiosulfovibrio salsuginis genomic window:
- a CDS encoding efflux RND transporter permease subunit produces MEYKIGVRFRGPDETILKGLAGQAMDVIRQNPMVRDLRTDWRQQVHVLRPQFSESRARQVGVSRHDLLQALQWTYGGTRVGIFREDDELIPIISRPPADERKSVGSLEDIQVWSGAYGSFVPLSNVVDGSRLVWEDPLINRHDRQRAISVECNPISGTAETLRQELTQAIGSIQVPLGYSMTWTGEYQDSAEAQEPLQKTFPLCLIAMFLTVVLLFNSIRKPIIVFLSVPLSLIGVSGGMVLSGIPFGFMSILGFLGLSGMLIKNAIVLIDELEIQIKDGKDRYLAILDSSVVRLRPVVMAAGTTVLGMAPLLFDPMYSGMSVTIMGGLFVGTFLTMIMVPVFYCSTPCSTGFSLCLNLNYNRRDKGVVTLLWKIFLAFFKTGLLGFGGGAAIAPAMHKEAVEKYRWVKSVTFSDILALSNTLPGPAAPQMAAVIGYRAGGIWGAVMAVFALVGPVAVLVVALIWWIFSTVGDSADKLLILQRSTVAVFPLVSAMLCLLMAKFFKQSRSALGTDRTIFFSVLCLILLSVGVDNGFVILAMISLAITASAPWPRFVREAMVVPVAIFLLIHSDLPVNLDVTIPWWLSWGLVLFMVIMGARGLWITPALPSEDVLSSGDSGPGVVMKDVGKMWLIVLILLAPLFILSPFLLSVAYLGLLGGMIFTGLMTFGGGPVFIPLAIDLLAGPSSQVFLYSKERLMQYIAIVNALPSPIITKLSAISGWDMVQSLAGTGLGVNGIKPIGVSMSPLGVGIWAGVGGAILVLAMVLPAMSNALVAFSCFDRIKRSPGMKSMTKFIMPILMSIFLSVFISFITTAIETIGSFPGSSTLWAVSQVVGLFALFLLLEAKKLVPDMLLIVGAVVYGLTIL; encoded by the coding sequence GTGGAGTATAAGATTGGCGTCCGTTTCAGAGGCCCTGACGAGACGATCCTTAAGGGCCTGGCCGGTCAGGCTATGGACGTTATTAGGCAGAACCCTATGGTGAGAGATCTGCGCACCGACTGGCGGCAACAGGTACACGTGTTGCGGCCCCAGTTCTCCGAGAGCCGTGCCCGCCAGGTTGGTGTCAGCCGTCACGACCTGCTCCAGGCCCTTCAGTGGACCTATGGGGGAACCAGGGTAGGCATATTCAGGGAGGACGACGAACTGATACCAATAATCTCGAGGCCTCCTGCGGATGAGCGTAAGTCTGTGGGATCCCTCGAGGATATACAGGTCTGGAGCGGAGCTTACGGGAGCTTCGTCCCCCTCTCGAACGTGGTGGATGGTTCCAGGCTCGTGTGGGAGGACCCCCTCATAAACAGACACGATCGTCAAAGGGCCATCTCGGTCGAATGCAACCCCATCTCCGGGACCGCCGAGACGCTCAGGCAGGAATTGACCCAGGCCATAGGCTCTATCCAGGTCCCTCTGGGCTACTCCATGACGTGGACCGGGGAGTACCAGGATTCGGCCGAGGCCCAGGAACCGCTACAGAAGACCTTTCCTCTGTGTCTTATCGCTATGTTTTTGACCGTTGTATTGCTGTTTAACTCCATAAGAAAGCCGATAATAGTGTTTCTATCCGTCCCTCTCTCTTTGATAGGGGTATCGGGCGGGATGGTCCTGTCGGGGATACCCTTCGGGTTTATGTCCATTTTAGGTTTTCTTGGTCTGTCGGGTATGTTGATCAAAAACGCCATAGTCCTCATAGACGAGCTGGAGATACAGATAAAAGACGGCAAGGACCGATATCTGGCCATACTGGACTCGTCGGTGGTTCGACTGAGGCCGGTGGTTATGGCGGCCGGGACCACCGTGCTGGGAATGGCCCCGTTGCTGTTCGATCCCATGTACTCGGGTATGTCTGTCACAATAATGGGAGGTCTTTTCGTCGGAACCTTCCTGACTATGATAATGGTTCCGGTGTTCTACTGTTCTACGCCGTGTTCTACAGGATTTTCCCTTTGCCTAAATCTGAACTATAATCGGCGGGACAAAGGGGTGGTGACGTTGTTGTGGAAGATATTTTTGGCGTTTTTTAAGACTGGACTGTTAGGTTTCGGCGGTGGGGCGGCCATAGCTCCTGCGATGCACAAGGAGGCGGTGGAGAAATATCGATGGGTCAAGAGCGTTACATTTAGCGATATTCTGGCCCTCTCCAACACACTTCCTGGTCCGGCGGCGCCTCAGATGGCCGCCGTCATAGGCTACAGGGCTGGGGGAATCTGGGGCGCTGTTATGGCGGTCTTTGCCCTCGTTGGACCTGTGGCCGTCCTGGTGGTGGCGTTGATATGGTGGATATTCTCCACCGTAGGGGACAGCGCCGACAAGCTGTTGATACTCCAGAGGTCCACGGTGGCGGTATTCCCTCTGGTGTCCGCCATGTTGTGCCTTCTGATGGCCAAGTTCTTCAAACAGAGCCGATCGGCTCTGGGAACCGACAGAACGATTTTTTTCTCCGTCCTCTGTCTGATACTGCTCTCCGTAGGTGTTGACAACGGTTTCGTAATACTTGCGATGATCTCCCTGGCTATAACCGCCTCCGCTCCCTGGCCTAGGTTCGTTAGGGAGGCGATGGTCGTTCCGGTGGCTATTTTCCTTCTCATACACAGCGACCTGCCGGTCAACCTCGACGTGACAATCCCATGGTGGCTTAGTTGGGGATTGGTCCTTTTTATGGTGATTATGGGAGCCCGAGGACTTTGGATAACCCCCGCCCTTCCGTCGGAGGATGTCCTCTCCTCGGGGGACTCAGGGCCTGGGGTGGTAATGAAGGATGTCGGCAAGATGTGGCTGATCGTGCTGATCCTCCTGGCTCCCCTGTTTATCCTTTCGCCTTTCCTCCTTTCGGTGGCCTACCTTGGCCTGCTCGGGGGGATGATCTTCACCGGGCTCATGACATTCGGAGGAGGCCCGGTGTTCATTCCCCTTGCCATCGACCTGCTGGCCGGTCCTTCTTCCCAGGTGTTTCTCTACTCGAAGGAAAGGCTTATGCAGTATATCGCCATAGTCAACGCACTGCCCTCCCCGATAATCACCAAGCTTTCCGCCATCTCCGGTTGGGATATGGTCCAAAGCCTGGCGGGGACAGGGCTTGGGGTTAACGGCATCAAGCCTATCGGAGTGTCTATGTCCCCTTTGGGAGTAGGGATCTGGGCTGGCGTCGGTGGGGCTATACTGGTGCTTGCCATGGTGTTGCCCGCTATGTCCAACGCCCTGGTGGCCTTTTCCTGCTTCGACAGGATAAAGCGGTCTCCTGGAATGAAATCCATGACCAAGTTTATAATGCCGATCCTTATGTCCATATTTCTCTCGGTGTTCATATCCTTCATCACCACGGCGATTGAGACGATAGGCTCTTTCCCAGGCAGCTCAACGCTATGGGCGGTCTCTCAGGTGGTGGGGCTCTTCGCCCTGTTCCTCTTGCTGGAGGCAAAAAAACTTGTTCCCGATATGTTGTTGATAGTCGGTGCGGTGGTCTACGGACTCACGATCCTTTAG
- a CDS encoding RNA-guided endonuclease TnpB family protein, with protein sequence MEIKNFAICSNGETYENPRWLKRSERRLVKLQKDLSRKAKGSSNRQKARLKVAKLHGKIAAQRRDFLHKVSTEIIRENQAIVIEDLRVKNMLKNHCLAKAISEVSWSAVQIDAGV encoded by the coding sequence GTGGAGATAAAAAACTTTGCCATATGCTCTAACGGCGAAACCTATGAGAACCCCAGATGGCTCAAAAGGTCTGAAAGACGACTGGTAAAACTACAGAAGGATCTGTCTCGTAAGGCTAAAGGTAGCAGCAACAGACAGAAGGCAAGGCTAAAGGTCGCCAAGCTGCACGGTAAGATAGCGGCCCAGAGACGTGATTTTTTGCACAAGGTCAGCACCGAGATCATTCGCGAAAACCAAGCCATAGTGATCGAGGACCTTAGGGTCAAAAACATGTTGAAAAACCATTGTCTCGCTAAAGCCATATCGGAGGTTTCATGGAGCGCGGTTCAGATCGATGCTGGAGTATAA